Part of the Bacillota bacterium genome, ATTAAAAACCAGGGTATCAACGATGTAGTCTATAGCGAAAGCAATTTTCTCTTCAACAGAACTGGCCGCTTCGATTTTTTCAACCAGCATACTGCTGTACTTATCAACAATGGCATTGGCCAGGCTGGCCACAATCTCATCTTTACTGCGGAAGTAGTAGTGGATTACACCCGGGGCCAGATTGGCCTTCCGGGCAATTTCCTTGACCGTAACTTTTTCATGTCCGCTTTCAGCCAGGCAGTCATAGAGTGCCCAGATGATCTCTTCCTGTCTTTTACCGGCGTTGCTTTTTCTGCCCATTTGTTACCTCTCAGCTTTGTTTA contains:
- a CDS encoding TetR/AcrR family transcriptional regulator — its product is MGRKSNAGKRQEEIIWALYDCLAESGHEKVTVKEIARKANLAPGVIHYYFRSKDEIVASLANAIVDKYSSMLVEKIEAASSVEEKIAFAIDYIVDTLVFNPPLNRVFYNLLQMAYEREELNDVVREMFRNYRMLLVRIFEEANAGRESKLLGGALVAITEGFSVQLMVDPEAFKPNEIRLLITHAIKDRLADSEI